A region of the Candidatus Zixiibacteriota bacterium genome:
CAGAGGCGTTCCGTGCTGCCAGTCGTCCAAAAGGGTGACAAAACCATGTGTCCAGCCGTTATCAGTCCCCTCCATATTATCGAAAAAGACAGTGTCCATCTTCCCTATCAGGGTAAATAGAGTGCCGGTGAAACTGCCCTGGTCAGAGCTAATCGCTAAATTGAAATCTGCTCTGGTTCCGGGCTGAACTGAGGGATCGATCTGAAAACTGAACCCGGGTGAATCTGAAATCTGGGTTGCTCCAGGGGCAATTGCAGGAAAAGTGCCAGAAGAGCCGGTTATATTGATCCCTGGAGTGGAAATTGATAATGTAGCAGAAACCCCTGTGGCAGTACTCGGTCCGCTGTTTTTGAGGTCAACTGATAGCTTGATAGTTTCGCCTGGATCCAGTATTCCATCCCCATCTCCGGCTGACTCTGTAGCCTGATGTGACTCGTAAGCCAAATTCACCGGGTCAGGAGGATAAATCGGAAGGACTGTGCTTCTGCCTATGCCACAATCTCCCCATTTGATATAAAAGTATCCACCCAGTCCGCCCCAGTTTGCGCCCCAGCTATTTTTACAGATCCAGGCACCCTGGCCAGTGCCGCAGGAGTTATCATCCCAGCCAACGATTACTATGGCGTGCTCGCCCCGATAGTAACCAGAGGTATGCTGGTAACATCCGCTCGAATAAGAGTCAAAATCGTGATAAACGGAAAAGCCGCTATATACTGGTCCTGTAAGAAGTGCAGTCTTAATTGCGTTAACATCATTTTCTACGTATTGCCAGCCTTTGAGCTTAGCTACTATTTGACATTGGTCTTGAGAACAGGGCACGCCATCACTTGCCTGATAAGGCATACAGGATTCTAACACCGCTCCATATCTTTGAAAAAGCTCATAGGCCGTCTCAGCCCAGGCTCCATTACATCCGTCCTCCACATATACATTGCAGGATAGAACCTGCTGTTCGGAAAGATCATATGCTATTCCATCATGTTTTTTTATGGCTGCCTCAAAGGCACCAGTTGCAGCAAAATCCCAGCAGCTCCCACAGGAGCCTTGATTTTTAACCGAGGTTACGATACTCGAATCACGCCAGTCGAAAACCGGGGGGAATTCCATGCCCGCTTTAGCCCTCAGCTTAGGCTGTTTTTCCAGCCATTCATAATACCCTTTTGGTGGCTTAAAACCTAAAAGCTTATCGAACTCCTCATCTGAAAGCTCCGATGTCCAGTTCCTTCCCGCAATCCAGTGATACCCTTTAGCATCAATTTCCTTTTGAAGCTGGGCAATTTTCTGGTCAACAGAGTCTCCAACTGGTGTAACCTGAGCCAGAGCCAGACTCAGTCCGGCAAATAAGAAAACTATCCAGAATCCCAGTAGGGAAAACTTAAAAAACTTTAACAAAACTCCTCCTTTAGCCACCCTGGTCCAGAGATGTAAATAAGTGACCACATATCGATACATAATAACTTATTTCCAAAATTAGTCAATCCTCAATTCACCCTATAATTGCCACCTATCCTTATATCGGTATCCCCACCTTGCCACAAGGTGGGTCATGCGTTGAACTTCCTTTGCTTTCACGCTGGATGATAACATCCAGCAGGAGCAGGAGTACACCTTGCTTACCCTCAAAACTGGAAAATTCTTGTAAAATTCCTGTTGTATTTTCTCCAGATATACGTATATTTTAACAGGACTTATGCCACTTTCTTGGGGGCGATCGGTTTCGACGGGGATCAAGGGTAAAGGAAAGCAGGCCGAGGTACCCAGTAACCTCGTTAATCCATTGGGAACAAATCTAAATGCAAACGAATACTCGTATGCATTGGCTGCCTAATAAAAGGTAGCTCGTCTTACCTGAGCCTGCCTGTTGGTTCGGGCTAAGGCGTCGAGAAAAACAGGATAGCCTTCTTCTATCTCCTGGGGGAAGAGGGCGAATCAAAACCGGGATAGTTCCGGGTTAAACCTGCTTGTCGGTCTTTCCCGGAGCGAAATCCCCTCCTGCCAAAAGCGGGAAGGAAAAAAGATTAAGCTAAGCCTGTAGAAGTCCTTTAGTTCTTATCTTCGGACGTGGGTTCGATTCCCACCGCCTCCAGTTTTTTATTACCGGAGCAGTTCAAAGTTACGTTAAAAGCTCTAACATTAATGACTAATAAATTGCTTTTAGAAAAGAAAATCTCTCTGCTATTCCATTCCAATGCACTCTCATGAATGATTTCCCTATTGATAAAAAAAAGAATCCAGAGCAAAATGATATTGAAATACTGAATTTCGGGCCTCTGAGAATTGAGAGGAGGGGTCGATTTATTCGAATGAGTAGCCATTGGGATGAGAAAGATCATCAAGAATTTCTAAAGAAAATTGCAAAGGAACAACCAACTCTAAAGTCGAGAATTGATAGAGAGATTCAAGAACTGAGGAGTCTTTTGACTCAGCATGACTCACTTGAACTTTTGTCACCTGTTACTACATACAATCTAATTAATAATCAAGATACGGACTCTTATGGAAATTTTAAAGGCCAACCTTTAATAGAATTTGCGCTAAACTTAGCCCTAAGTGATGAATATCCTGAGAAACCTAAAAAACTCACTTCTTCGATTACTCAACAAGTAATTGACTCTGCAAGAAATATCATTAGAGATGTTTGGACATATTTTGGTTTTGAATTTGCTGAGAAGAAAAGAGAGCAAATCGAGGAGAAGCTCAGATATCTATCAATTTTAAGACATTTAGTTGTAAGAGGGAAAGCTTATCAAGATCATTATTTAGATACCACTAGAGAGTTATTCCAGCCACTTAATGATTTTTTTAAAAAACATTGGGGGTATGAGGTAATAGATTTTATAAATGTGGTTAAAGAAGTTTTTCAACAGATTTCTAATAACCTAAATAGTCATGCAGAAGCTTACAGATGCCAAGCAAAAGATTTACACGATTTATTCATTAAGTTCACAAGTGACAAAGATCTCAATAGATTGAAGAATTTCAATAACTTTAGGGAGCAGTTCAATGAACTCCCTGAGGTTAAAAAGAGTAGAGTCAAATTTCTTGAGCTAGAAGATATACGAGATTCTGCCTAATAAAAAAGTTCCTACCCAGATATTGGATTTGCTTAGCTGTTCTTATGGTGATAACAGAAATGATAAATTTCTATTAAAAAACTGGGAAGGTTGGCCGTTAAACGAATCAGTTATTTTTTATAAACCTATTATTAAATTCCAGAATAAGTATTATTGCTTTGTTTCTTATTTGCTCGTTCAGAATCTCCAGCCGATATTAGAAAATCTAATTAGAGAGGCTGATTCAAATTATTATTCTTCAAAATACTTAGTTATTAGAAAAGCATACTTAGAAAATAAAAGTATTAATTATCTCGCGAAAATGCTACCAGGAGCGAAAATTTATAAGAATTTATATTACTCTATAAGAGAAAATGGTGAACAAAAAAGAGTAGAGTTAGACGGGCTGATACTTTACGATCAAAATCTATTACTTATAGAGGCAAAGTCAGCCCCACTTTCTATTAGTGCTCAGCGTGGAGGGGTGGAGAGAATAAAGAGGGATGTGAATGAAGTAATTGTTGGAGCATACTCTCAATGTAAAAGGGCAAAAGATTACATTGATATTGAGGCCACGCCATGTTTTTATGATGCCAAAGATCAACTTCTCGTTAAAATAGGTGATAAAAAGTTTTTTAAAAATATTTTCCTGATTAACGTAACTTTAGATTCATTTGGAATTTTGGCAACTCATCTTAGTTCTATTAAGGCAATTGGATTGTTAGACGGTAAGGAATGGCCGTGGTCAGTCTATTTGAATGATTTAAGAGTGATTAGCGAGCTAATTGAATTTCCATCTCAGTTTTTGCATTATCTCCAGAGTAGGATTAGAATCAATGAATTCCCTCAATTTGAAAATATGGATGAACTTGATATTTTTGGGTTTTATCTTAAGGAGAATCTTTATTTCAAAGAAGGAGAACTTGATGACTTCACTAGTGTTACTCTTACTGGATACACAGATGAAATAGATAATTATTATCAAAGTGCAGGTGGTATTTCTGAAAAGAAAAAGCCTTGTCAACAATTTACTATGGGATTCAGAAAGATTATTAATAATATAGAGTTGTCAAAACGGCCAGGGTTTACAATAATTGTAACAAAATTGCTCGATTTTTGTGGAGATTCTAGGGAAGAATTTGCAAAACAATATGAGAGAGTAATACGAGATACTTTAAAAGACCATAACATGCATAATTTCAGTATGCTGTTTAATACAAAAGCCTCATTCGGTTTCACAGTTGTAGGTCTTTATGGAATTGATAAGGACGCAAAGAGCAAATGGACTTCGTACTGTTTGGCAAAAAAGCAGAAAAATAAAATTAATTCATGGTTCTGTCTATTAGTTTATGTGAAAGACAATCACTCAATATTCGATTTTCTATTCGCTTAAAGACCAAACTTATAAGATGGAATATGTGTTAAGGCATTGTCACTACTTGAAAATGATTTTAAGATAAAATGTCAACCAGTCCTTCGATTCGACTTCGCTCCCTTCGGGTCTGAGCCTCAGGGTCGAAGACATCGCCCTGAGTTTATCGAAGGGCGGACATGGTCGACCTACTTGAGATTCCTTACCAACGGATGTGAATTCTCGTTAACCCCGATTATCTTGGCATTTCTTATATCATGAGCTAAGACCACAGAAGGTCTGGCATCATCCAGGCCAAATCCTCTGCCTGTCAGGGTTTCCCGATAAACAATGGTGTGCAAATTGGTGAACCCTTCTGAGAATTCGACTTCATGCCCGTCAATGGTGATCGAGCGGAATGTTGTTCTGCCTTTGCTTTTACACTCTTCCGGCAGATCTTTTTTCTCGATTGACAAAAACCACTTTACCCTGGCATTTTCAAGCTCCATATAACCTGCGGTTCTTGTGGGTGTGGCAAGATGTACCTCGGAACCTTCTACTTTTCCGAATAGCCAGAGCAAAAGGTCAAAGAAATGAATCCCGATGTTTGTGGCTAAGCCGCCGGATTTGTCGACCTGGCCTTTCCAGGAAATCAGGTACCAAAGACCGCGGGAAGTAATATATGTAAGGATAATCTCTTTTTTGGAACTTGACTTCTCTTTCTGTACTTTTTCTTTGAGTGCGATCAATGACGGATGAACCCGTAACTGCAGGACCGTGAAAATCCTTTTCCCGCTCTCCATCTCTAATTCCTGCAGTGCATCGATATTCCAGGGGTTTAAGACAACCGGTTTTTCGCAGATAACATCCGCACCGACCCTGAGGGCAAAACGGCAGTGAGCATCGTGCAGATAATTAGGAGAGCAGATGCTGACGTAATGCACACGCTGGTCCTCTCCCTGCCGGCGAAGTTTTTCAATATGCCGGTCAAATCTCTCGAACTCGGTGAAGAAGCTGACATCTGCGAAGTAACTGTCCAGAAGACCCACCGAATCATGCGGATCAACTGCTGCGACCAATCTGTTACCGGTCTCTTTCATCGCCTTAAGATGCCTTGGCGCCACATATCCTGCTACTCCGGTTATTGCGAAGTTTTTGGACATTGTCTTTTCTCCGATTATATTTCTTTTATTTTATCGACTAAATTGCTCTTCTTCTTACTTTTCGACAGAGATAATAAACGCCTGGCAGTCCAGATTGTCAAATGGAAAAGATTCCATACCTGTCATTCTGAACGAAGCGAAGAATCCGCGACACGGAAAGCGAGATTCTTCGTCCCACCTTCGGTGGAACTCAGAATGGCACGAGTCGCCTTTTCTGGTTGCGAGATATGATCACCCACGTTGCGGGCAACGTGGGGCTAACGCTAATTACCCCTCATAGTCTGTCATTGCGAGGAGTCCGTAGGACGACGCAGCAATCCCTTCAGAGTAAACGGATTGCTTCGCCCCCGTACGGGGGCTCGCAATGACTCGTAAGGTTCACCAATTTCTCAACTCAACTTTATCTTGACAATCCCTTTTAGAAACGATAAAATATCCTCACATAAAAACCTTATTTCAAGGAGGGAAAGATGAATCACAAAAAAATCGTCCTGACAGTTTTAATGCTACTTTTATGTGTAGCTCTTTCGAACGCCCAGGAACTTAAATCTTATCCCTGCCATACCTATTCCATCGTTGCCCGTGACCCTTCAACCGGCGAGATGGGGGTTGCGGTTCAGTCTCATTATTTCTCAGTTGGACCTGTGGTCCCCTGGGCTGAGGCAGGGGTTGGCGCTGTGGCTACCCAATCCTTGGTGGATGTCTCTTATGGTCCTTTGGGCCTAGATTTGATGAGGGCAGGCAAGACTGCCCAGGATGCCCTGAAAGCTCTGCTTGCCGGAGATAAGAATAATGCCGTTCGCCAGGTGGCGATGATTGATGCGTCTGGAAACGTGGCAGCTCATACTGGAGATAAGTGCATACCGGCTGCTGGGCACATTGTCGGGAAAAACTATTCGGTTCAGGCAAATCTGATGTTGAATGATAAGGTCTGGCCTGCAATGTCCAAAGCCTTTGAGAATACCAAAGGGAGTTTGGCTGAGAGGATGCTCGCTGCCCTGGATGCGGCTCAAGCACAAGGCGGAGATATCCGAGGAAAACAATCTGCCGCAATTTTGATAGTCAAAGGTAAATCCTCTGGCAAGCCCTGGCAGGATAAGGTCCTGGATTTGAGAGTGGAGGATAATCCTGAGCCCTTAAAAGAGCTTAGAAGATTAGTAAAAATTGCCGAAGCCTACCACCATTCAGATTTAGGTGACCTGGCTTTAGAAAAGAAAGACCTGAAAACCGCTCTGAAAGAGTATGCTGAAGCAAGGAGACTATATCCTGAAAACGTGGAGTTGGAATTCTGGGAGGCAACCGCCTTAGTGAACAACAACCGGGTAGACCAATCCCTGCCTATCTTTAAAGAGGTTTTTGAAAAGGACCCTATCTGGAAAGAGCTGGTAAGAAGGCTTCCTTCAGTTGATTTGTTACCGAAAGACGAGAAGGTAATCAAGAGAATTCTGGAAGTTACAAAATAAGCTGGGAGCTTGTAGCCTGTAGCTTTTCAAAAATAAAAAAAGACGAAGAATATGAGAAATCCATTCAAGTTTCTAATAGTCTCTATTTTCCTTTTGGTTTTATTCTCGAACTCTTTAGCCCAGATAAATAGAACCTGGTATGTGAATGACCTCAAAGATAAGAAGATCGGAGTCGGGTCAAAAGATGAGCCTTTCAGGGATTTGCAGTATGCATTTGACCAGGCAAAAGATGGGGATACCATCTTCGTTTTTCCTGGAACTTATGAGGCTAAGCCTGAAGAATATATAGAAGAACTGTGCGGCAACTGTCAGGAGCACAAGACCAGGGTTACTGCTACCAGAGGCTTCATAATTCAGAACAAAGGTCTGAACATAATCGGTAGTGGAAAAGATAATACAATCCTGGTTACAAGTGCAGGCTATGGAGTTTTGTTCGAACAAAGCCGGAATTCATTTATAACGAAACTTAAGATAACCGGAGGAAAAAGGGACCCGGATGGGAATGCCACTGATGCAGGGATTGTCACCAAATTCAGCACTGTTACCATAAAAGACCTTGAGGTCTCGGACAACACTCACCGGTTAGATGGGGTCGTAGTTGGAATCGGAGGTGTGTTCGGAAGGGAGAATTCTGAAATACATATTCTGAACAGCCGGATTCAAAATAACGGCTGGGACGGAGTGGCATTATACCGGGGTGCAACTGCCTATATTGCAGATAATGTTATTTGCGACGGACGAGGTGCAGGAATAGGGATAACCTGGGATGCTGTGGCGACGGTTTACCGCAACGAAATTTCTGGCTACTGGAAGGGAATCGGAACCTTTGGAAATTCCAGAGCTGTGGTGAGGAATAATCTGGTGCACGAGAATTTAGGGTGGGGTATAATCGCCACTGGTACATCTTATATGGATGCTTCGAATAATGTTATCACCAGAAACGGAAACTGCGGCTTTGCAGTCTGGAGCGCAGAGTGCAAAGGGGTCTGCACGAATAATATCATCACTGATAACGGCTGGAGAAAAGAATGGGTCTGCCCCTGCGTTGGAATCTGGGCAACTGATATAAATCCGAATTTTCCCATAACCTATAATGACGTCTTGAATAATAGCGCAGGCAACTACAAAGATTTACCAGACCAAACTGAGCAAAATGGGAACCTGTCAGTTGACCCGCTCTTTGAAAGCCAGACAGATTTTCATTTGAAATCCGGCTCTACTCTAATTGACAAAGGCAACCCTCTTTTGACTGATCCAGACGGTAGCATAAGCGACCCTGGATTGTATGGAGGACCAAACGCTCGCAGATAATTACCGTTCAGGTGGGGGCGTATTTCAATGCGCCCCACTTGCTCTCCGTTGGTCTCCTGACCAACGGAGTATCTTTGTTGGTGAGGACACCAACAAAGAGCTTTTAAAAAAATCGTAGAGGCTTGATTTATCAAGCCTTATAATTTCATATCTATGACCTTTCCAAAACCAAAAAAATTCAAATGGCGCTATGTCTTTTTAGGTTTGCTTTTAATTTTTGTTCTCATCTTTCTTTTAGAGTATTTAACCCTGCCGGATGTAAAATATCTTCAAAAGGAAAATCCTGAGACCACCTCTTTAGTCCGGATAAGGAACAAAGAATATGAGAAAAAAGGCAAAAAGCCCAGGGAATACCGCATCTGGGTACCATATAGCCAGATTTCGCCCTATCTGAAAAAAGCTATTTTAGTGGGTGAGGATATAAATTTCTTCACTCACAGCGGAATAGATCTGCAGGAGATGAAAGAATCCTTAAAGATCGACTGGAAAAAGAAAAAATTCTCCAGAGGAGCATCCACCATTACCCAGCAATTAGCCAAAAACCTCTACCTTTCACCTTCAAAAAATCCTTTGAGAAAATTGAAGGAGATTCTAATTGCCTTCAGATTGGAAAAATCATTGAGCAAAAGAAGGATCTTTGAGCTTTATCTGAATTTAGTTGAATGGGGAGATGGAATCTACGGCTGTGAAGCGGCTTCCAGATATTATTTTGAAAAATCATCATCAGACCTTACTCCAGATGAGGCGATCTGCATGGCGACCTCTTTACCCTTTCCCCGGAAATACCCGCCTACCTCAGACGCCCGAAGATTTGAAAGAAGAAGAAATATAATTTTAAACCGGATGCTAAAATACGGATTCTTAACCTTAGAGGAATATGAAGCACCTTTGAATCCGCAAGTTGAGGAACCCAAAGATTCAACTTGATGGTAGACGTGTATTTCGTAGCGCGACCCTTTTAGGGTCGCAAAATACAAGGGACAAAATCCGCCTGTGGCGGATTTTGTCCCTACCCATTAAAAATATCGGCGCCTCCTTTATAAGACTCGACTTTACCTTAGAACCTCACCCTTACCCTCTCCTTTAAAAGAAGAGGGGGAATGAAGGGGCGACCCTTCCTTCGTTTCTGCTCAGGACGGTGAGCTTGTCGAACCGCGTGGTCGCCCGCGGGTATGTGAGACGGGAGGGGACAAGCCCCTCCCCTACAAAAGATCTTCCCAATAAACCGTTGACAAAAAGGCACTGAAAAACTATTATAAGCCATATATAGAACCGTCAAAGGATTAAATCCGGGGAGAAAAGATGCGTTCTTTAAGGGTCGGGATGGCACAGATAAACTGCACCGTAGGGGATTTAGGGGGAAATACCAAGAAGATAATCCAGTATTTGGACAAAGCCAGAAAAATTGGGGTTGAGCTGATATGTTTTCCTGAGCTTGCCATCACCGGATATCCGCCTGAGGATCTGCTCCTCAAGCCCCGGTTCATCGAAGATAACCTGAAGGCTTTGAAAAAAATTATCCAGAAGACTGTAGGTTTAACTGCAGTGGTAGGCTTTGTGGATAAAAATGGGGAGGTTTTCAATGCAGCAGCCATTATCCATAATAAGAAACTGGTGGACGTTTATTATAAAAGCAACCTGCCCAATTATGGGGTGTTTGACGAATACCGCTATTTTCAGCCGGGTGAAAAACCCTCTGTTTATCAGGTGGGCGACTTCGTCTTTGGGGTAAATATCTGCGAAGATATCTGGTATCCAGAAGGACCGGCAAAGATTCAGGCTTTAATCGGCGAAGCTGAACTGATAGTGAATATCAACGCCTCACCCTATCATATGGACAAGTGGAAAGAAAGGGAAAAGATGCTTTCCACCCGTGCCAGCGACAATCGGGTCTTCATTTTGTATAATAACTTAGTTGGAGGCCAGGATGAGCTGGTCTTTGACGGAATGGGTATGATTTTTGACCCTGAAGGTAAAACCATCTGCCGGGGTAAACAGTTCGAAGAGGATTTTATAATAGCAGACCTGGACTTGGATGAGGTTTTCAGGGCAAGATTACACGACCCTAAATGGAGAACGGAAAAAGAGAAACTCAAATCTAAAACCGTCAATAAAATAATCGTCACAAAAAAAACTCTTAAGAGAAGAAAATCAAAGATAAAAAGGATAAATCCGGAACCTCTCTCGCCTCTGGCTGAAGTCTATAAGGCTCTGGTTTTGGGGACTAAAGATTACCTCAGGAAGAACGGGTTTTCTAAAGCGGTCCTTGGACTGAGCGGAGGAATAGACTCTGCCCTGGTAGCCGTGATTGCCAAAGATGCCTTAGGTAAAGAAAACGTTATTTCTGTTTTTATGCCATCTGAGTTTACTTCTAAAAGAAGTCTTTTGGATGCTAAAAAATTAGCTCATAATCTGGGGACCAAGTTTATCAATCTTCCTATCCGGAAAATCCTGGAGACCTATATCTCAACTTTGTCTTCAGGGTTTAAAGGTAAAAAGCCGGACGTGACTGAGGAAAACCTCCAGGCAAGGATAAGAGGTAATCTTTTGATGGCTCTTTCCAACAAATTCGGCTGGCTGGTGTTGACTACCGGGAATAAAAGCGAGTTAGCTGCAGGATATTCTACTCTGTATGGAGATATGGTTGGTGGCTTTGTGGTTTTGAAAGATATTCCCAAAACTTTAGTTTACAAGTTAGCCCGCCATAGAAATTCTCAGGAGAAAAAGGAGCTGATCCCGGAAGATATTTTGAAAAGAGAGCCCACGGCCGAGCTTAAGCCCGGGCAAAAGGATACTGACACTCTTCCTCCTTATCCGGTTTTAGACCCGATTTTAAAATATTATGTGGAGGAAGATAAGGGGTTCAAGGAAATAAAGGATTTGGGTTTTAATGAAGATACTATAATTAAAGTTATGCAGATGGTGGACAGAAGCGAATATAAAAGAAGACAGGCGCCCCCTGGCATAAAGATTACTGCCCGAGCCTTTGGAAAAGACCGCAGATTGCCAATCACCAATAAATATAAAGAGTTCTAAGATGTCCGAGAAGCTAAGGCCGATTTTAGAGATAGCAGAAGATCTCGGCTTAAAAGAGGATGAGTTAGAGCTGGACGGTAAGTCTATTGCCAAAGTGTCTTTCAAGGTCTTAGACAGATTAAAAGAAAGAAAAAACGGGAAGTATATTTTCGTCACGGCTATCACCCCTACCCCGGCCGGAGAGGGAAAAACAGTTACTGCTATCGGTCTCTCTCAAGCTTTAAATAAAATCGGTAAAAAAACTGTCTGCACTTTAAGGCAGCCATCTATGGGACCATTGTTCGGGCTTAAAGGCGGGGCTACTGGAGGCGGGAAAGCTCAGGTTCTGCCCAAAGAGGAGATAAACTTACATTTCACCGGAGATTTTCATGCGGTTGGTTATGCGCATAATTTACTCTCAGCTATTCTGGATACCCATCTGCAAAAGGGAAATAAATTATGCCTGGATATATCTGAGATTTTCTGGCCCAGGGTGGTAGATATTGATGACCGGGCTTTAAGACATATAGTCATTGGCTTAGGTGGTAAAGCTGATGGAATTCCCAGGGAATCTTATTTTGACATCACCCCTGCCAGCGAAGTGATGTCGATTCTATCTTTATCTACAGATTTAGAAGACCTCAAGAAACGCCTCTCAAATATAACTGTGGGCATAGACCAGAACAAGAAGATGATAACAGCTCAGGATTTTAAATCTCCTGGCGCTATGGCAGTGGTCTTGAAAAAGGCTTTCAATCCCAATTTAGTCCAGACTTCAGAGGGAACCCCTGCCTTTATCCATACTGGTCCCTTTGCCAATATTTCCCACGGTAACTCTTCAGTGATTGCTGACCTCATCTCCCTGAAACTGGCTGATTATGTGGTGACTGAATCAGGGT
Encoded here:
- a CDS encoding dockerin type I domain-containing protein; translation: MLKFFKFSLLGFWIVFLFAGLSLALAQVTPVGDSVDQKIAQLQKEIDAKGYHWIAGRNWTSELSDEEFDKLLGFKPPKGYYEWLEKQPKLRAKAGMEFPPVFDWRDSSIVTSVKNQGSCGSCWDFAATGAFEAAIKKHDGIAYDLSEQQVLSCNVYVEDGCNGAWAETAYELFQRYGAVLESCMPYQASDGVPCSQDQCQIVAKLKGWQYVENDVNAIKTALLTGPVYSGFSVYHDFDSYSSGCYQHTSGYYRGEHAIVIVGWDDNSCGTGQGAWICKNSWGANWGGLGGYFYIKWGDCGIGRSTVLPIYPPDPVNLAYESHQATESAGDGDGILDPGETIKLSVDLKNSGPSTATGVSATLSISTPGINITGSSGTFPAIAPGATQISDSPGFSFQIDPSVQPGTRADFNLAISSDQGSFTGTLFTLIGKMDTVFFDNMEGTDNGWTHGFVTLLDDWQHGTPLGGSRTDPKSAFSGTKIWANNLNDNYPDQVENYLLSPVINCGRYTKTRLQFHRWLSVEKAIWDTAQVSLNGNLLWQNDSTTDNLDMKWVLQDFDISSIADTNFSVQLKYRLRSDEGLHLGGWNIDDVLILGIARYKRGDVNGDNNISVADVIYLINYLFKGGNPPDPLEAGDANCDGNSTVSDVIFLINYLFKGGPAPAC
- a CDS encoding Gfo/Idh/MocA family oxidoreductase; translated protein: MSKNFAITGVAGYVAPRHLKAMKETGNRLVAAVDPHDSVGLLDSYFADVSFFTEFERFDRHIEKLRRQGEDQRVHYVSICSPNYLHDAHCRFALRVGADVICEKPVVLNPWNIDALQELEMESGKRIFTVLQLRVHPSLIALKEKVQKEKSSSKKEIILTYITSRGLWYLISWKGQVDKSGGLATNIGIHFFDLLLWLFGKVEGSEVHLATPTRTAGYMELENARVKWFLSIEKKDLPEECKSKGRTTFRSITIDGHEVEFSEGFTNLHTIVYRETLTGRGFGLDDARPSVVLAHDIRNAKIIGVNENSHPLVRNLK
- a CDS encoding DUF1028 domain-containing protein → MNHKKIVLTVLMLLLCVALSNAQELKSYPCHTYSIVARDPSTGEMGVAVQSHYFSVGPVVPWAEAGVGAVATQSLVDVSYGPLGLDLMRAGKTAQDALKALLAGDKNNAVRQVAMIDASGNVAAHTGDKCIPAAGHIVGKNYSVQANLMLNDKVWPAMSKAFENTKGSLAERMLAALDAAQAQGGDIRGKQSAAILIVKGKSSGKPWQDKVLDLRVEDNPEPLKELRRLVKIAEAYHHSDLGDLALEKKDLKTALKEYAEARRLYPENVELEFWEATALVNNNRVDQSLPIFKEVFEKDPIWKELVRRLPSVDLLPKDEKVIKRILEVTK
- a CDS encoding right-handed parallel beta-helix repeat-containing protein, with the translated sequence MRNPFKFLIVSIFLLVLFSNSLAQINRTWYVNDLKDKKIGVGSKDEPFRDLQYAFDQAKDGDTIFVFPGTYEAKPEEYIEELCGNCQEHKTRVTATRGFIIQNKGLNIIGSGKDNTILVTSAGYGVLFEQSRNSFITKLKITGGKRDPDGNATDAGIVTKFSTVTIKDLEVSDNTHRLDGVVVGIGGVFGRENSEIHILNSRIQNNGWDGVALYRGATAYIADNVICDGRGAGIGITWDAVATVYRNEISGYWKGIGTFGNSRAVVRNNLVHENLGWGIIATGTSYMDASNNVITRNGNCGFAVWSAECKGVCTNNIITDNGWRKEWVCPCVGIWATDINPNFPITYNDVLNNSAGNYKDLPDQTEQNGNLSVDPLFESQTDFHLKSGSTLIDKGNPLLTDPDGSISDPGLYGGPNARR
- the mtgA gene encoding monofunctional biosynthetic peptidoglycan transglycosylase, whose translation is MTFPKPKKFKWRYVFLGLLLIFVLIFLLEYLTLPDVKYLQKENPETTSLVRIRNKEYEKKGKKPREYRIWVPYSQISPYLKKAILVGEDINFFTHSGIDLQEMKESLKIDWKKKKFSRGASTITQQLAKNLYLSPSKNPLRKLKEILIAFRLEKSLSKRRIFELYLNLVEWGDGIYGCEAASRYYFEKSSSDLTPDEAICMATSLPFPRKYPPTSDARRFERRRNIILNRMLKYGFLTLEEYEAPLNPQVEEPKDST
- a CDS encoding NAD+ synthase codes for the protein MRSLRVGMAQINCTVGDLGGNTKKIIQYLDKARKIGVELICFPELAITGYPPEDLLLKPRFIEDNLKALKKIIQKTVGLTAVVGFVDKNGEVFNAAAIIHNKKLVDVYYKSNLPNYGVFDEYRYFQPGEKPSVYQVGDFVFGVNICEDIWYPEGPAKIQALIGEAELIVNINASPYHMDKWKEREKMLSTRASDNRVFILYNNLVGGQDELVFDGMGMIFDPEGKTICRGKQFEEDFIIADLDLDEVFRARLHDPKWRTEKEKLKSKTVNKIIVTKKTLKRRKSKIKRINPEPLSPLAEVYKALVLGTKDYLRKNGFSKAVLGLSGGIDSALVAVIAKDALGKENVISVFMPSEFTSKRSLLDAKKLAHNLGTKFINLPIRKILETYISTLSSGFKGKKPDVTEENLQARIRGNLLMALSNKFGWLVLTTGNKSELAAGYSTLYGDMVGGFVVLKDIPKTLVYKLARHRNSQEKKELIPEDILKREPTAELKPGQKDTDTLPPYPVLDPILKYYVEEDKGFKEIKDLGFNEDTIIKVMQMVDRSEYKRRQAPPGIKITARAFGKDRRLPITNKYKEF
- a CDS encoding formate--tetrahydrofolate ligase codes for the protein MSEKLRPILEIAEDLGLKEDELELDGKSIAKVSFKVLDRLKERKNGKYIFVTAITPTPAGEGKTVTAIGLSQALNKIGKKTVCTLRQPSMGPLFGLKGGATGGGKAQVLPKEEINLHFTGDFHAVGYAHNLLSAILDTHLQKGNKLCLDISEIFWPRVVDIDDRALRHIVIGLGGKADGIPRESYFDITPASEVMSILSLSTDLEDLKKRLSNITVGIDQNKKMITAQDFKSPGAMAVVLKKAFNPNLVQTSEGTPAFIHTGPFANISHGNSSVIADLISLKLADYVVTESGFGADCGAEKLMDIKCRESGLTPDLAVLVATVKSLMMHGIGIYDKKAIDQENLETLEKGCGNLQKHIQNLKLFGLPVLVAINRFPEDSEAELSLLKEKSLQAGADDVAVAEMFDKGGEGGTELAEKAVKLCQRGCCFKFLYEGGGIKEKIETIAKKIYGAGEVLYFPLAEKKIDLFKSWGLDFLPMCIAKTPYSFSHDPKLKGRPENFRLPIEDLRPATGAGYLYALAGDIMTMPGLPTNPAAFNFDLDKYGNITGLT